A genomic stretch from Methylorubrum extorquens includes:
- a CDS encoding conserved protein of unknown function (Evidence 4 : Unknown function but conserved in other organisms) gives MTIERYETGPRMSQAVAHGDLVFLAGQVAADVVGTGVTAQTQQILEQIDRLLMATGSDKARILSATVYLADIGSFAEMNAAWDAWVDKGNPPARATVEARLAGPEYLVEIVVTAVRGKS, from the coding sequence ATGACCATCGAACGCTACGAGACCGGCCCGCGCATGTCCCAGGCGGTCGCCCATGGCGACCTCGTGTTCCTGGCGGGTCAGGTGGCCGCCGACGTGGTCGGCACCGGCGTCACCGCACAGACGCAGCAGATCCTCGAACAGATCGACCGGCTGCTGATGGCGACGGGCAGCGACAAGGCCCGCATCCTCTCGGCGACCGTCTATCTCGCCGATATCGGGAGCTTTGCCGAGATGAACGCCGCCTGGGACGCCTGGGTCGACAAGGGGAACCCGCCCGCCCGCGCCACCGTCGAGGCGCGGCTCGCCGGGCCGGAATACCTCGTCGAGATCGTGGTCACGGCCGTCCGGGGCAAATCGTGA
- the potF gene encoding putrescine transporter subunit: periplasmic-binding component of ABC superfamily (Evidence 2b : Function from indirect experimental evidences (e.g. phenotypes); PubMedId : 8416922, 9298646, 9651355; Product type t : transporter), producing the protein MIRRLLLGGLAALPLLLSAGGVRAEERVVNIYNWSDYIDPKVLDDFTKETGIKVVYDTYDNNEILETKLLAGKSGYDIVVPSGPFLQRLIKAGVFLPLDKAKIPNLKHAWPEISTRLQAYDPGNAFAVDYMWGTTGIGVNVSAVRERLGANAPLNSWSLVLNPGSIAKLKDCGVMLLDSPEDLIPSILPFYGFKSDSKRWDDITAVTDALYKVRGAVRKFHSSEYVNGLANGDVCLAVGYSGDVMQAKKRAEESKNGLEIAYFIPKEGALMWFDAFAIPKDAAHPAEAHAFIDYMMRPEVAAANTNFVSFANGNLAARKLVKPELLNNPGIYPDETTMQRLSVNTAWNDSTQRFVTRAWTRVRTGR; encoded by the coding sequence GTGATCCGGCGGCTTCTGCTGGGAGGGCTCGCCGCCCTCCCCCTTCTCCTCTCGGCCGGCGGGGTGCGGGCCGAGGAGCGGGTCGTCAACATCTACAACTGGTCGGACTACATCGACCCGAAGGTGCTCGACGACTTCACCAAGGAGACGGGGATCAAGGTCGTCTACGACACCTACGACAACAACGAGATCCTCGAGACGAAGCTCCTGGCCGGCAAGTCCGGCTATGACATCGTCGTGCCCTCCGGCCCCTTCCTTCAGCGCCTGATCAAGGCGGGCGTGTTTCTGCCGCTCGACAAGGCGAAGATCCCGAACCTCAAACACGCTTGGCCCGAGATCAGCACCCGGCTCCAGGCCTATGATCCGGGCAACGCGTTCGCCGTCGATTACATGTGGGGCACCACCGGCATCGGTGTGAACGTCTCGGCCGTGCGCGAGCGGCTGGGCGCCAACGCCCCCCTCAATAGCTGGAGCCTCGTGCTCAATCCCGGCTCGATCGCGAAGCTGAAGGATTGCGGGGTGATGCTCCTCGACTCCCCCGAGGATCTGATTCCCTCGATCCTACCCTTCTACGGCTTCAAGTCGGATTCGAAGCGTTGGGACGACATCACCGCGGTGACCGACGCGCTCTACAAGGTCCGCGGCGCGGTGCGGAAGTTCCACTCCTCGGAATACGTCAATGGGCTCGCCAACGGCGACGTCTGCCTCGCGGTCGGCTATTCCGGCGACGTGATGCAGGCGAAGAAGCGCGCCGAGGAATCGAAGAACGGCCTCGAGATCGCCTACTTCATTCCGAAGGAAGGTGCGCTGATGTGGTTCGACGCCTTCGCGATCCCGAAGGATGCCGCCCACCCGGCCGAAGCGCATGCCTTCATCGACTACATGATGCGCCCCGAAGTGGCGGCGGCCAACACCAACTTCGTCTCCTTCGCCAACGGCAACCTCGCCGCGCGCAAGCTCGTGAAGCCGGAGCTTCTCAATAATCCCGGCATCTACCCCGACGAGACAACGATGCAGCGGCTCTCGGTCAACACCGCCTGGAACGACTCGACCCAGCGCTTCGTCACCCGAGCCTGGACGCGGGTGCGCACCGGCCGCTAG
- a CDS encoding Transglycosylase-associated protein → MPEDGPVAQARIFWTVPHFPRQPASSLARLSSEYGQVFRPELQIDDDFRGWDDMEILWTIIIGFVAGIIAKFIMPGDKEPSGFILTTILGIVGAFVATFIGQAVGWYGPNEGARFIGSIVGACVVLAIYGFIAGRTSSRSL, encoded by the coding sequence ATGCCGGAGGACGGGCCGGTCGCGCAGGCCCGGATTTTTTGGACGGTCCCGCATTTCCCAAGGCAACCGGCGTCGTCGCTCGCGCGTTTGTCATCCGAATACGGCCAAGTCTTCCGGCCGGAGCTTCAGATCGACGACGACTTTCGGGGTTGGGACGACATGGAAATTCTCTGGACCATCATCATCGGCTTCGTGGCCGGCATCATCGCCAAGTTCATCATGCCCGGTGACAAGGAGCCGTCCGGCTTCATCCTGACGACGATCCTCGGCATCGTCGGCGCCTTCGTCGCGACCTTCATCGGTCAGGCGGTCGGCTGGTACGGGCCCAACGAGGGCGCGCGCTTCATCGGCTCCATCGTCGGCGCCTGCGTGGTGCTGGCGATCTACGGCTTCATCGCCGGCCGGACCAGCAGCCGCTCGCTCTGA